The following proteins come from a genomic window of Synechococcus sp. BIOS-E4-1:
- a CDS encoding chromate transporter, translated as MTAVQTWLQVVLTFLKLSLFSIGGGNTLLQAYHHEAVETFGWLTNRQFSDLYGLAEASPGPSSMFVGLLGLGAGWKHGPLWALITGYSAEIAILLPSTVVMLIASVYWNRWRDSPWRMAFERGLGPVTLGILFSVSVTILKTANHSLIAYGLSFMVCFFVLKTKISPLVFIGICGLAGVLGFVR; from the coding sequence ATGACTGCGGTTCAAACCTGGTTGCAGGTGGTGCTCACCTTTCTGAAGCTCTCGTTGTTTTCCATTGGTGGTGGCAACACTCTTCTGCAGGCTTACCACCATGAAGCGGTTGAGACCTTCGGCTGGCTGACAAACCGTCAATTTTCTGATCTTTATGGTCTGGCGGAGGCATCGCCAGGGCCGAGTTCCATGTTTGTGGGTCTTCTCGGTCTTGGTGCGGGCTGGAAGCACGGACCGCTCTGGGCCCTGATCACGGGATACTCCGCAGAGATCGCCATTTTGCTGCCCTCCACAGTGGTCATGCTGATTGCTTCCGTCTACTGGAACCGCTGGCGCGACTCCCCGTGGCGGATGGCTTTTGAACGCGGTCTTGGGCCGGTAACGCTTGGCATTCTGTTCTCAGTGAGCGTCACCATCCTCAAAACAGCCAACCACAGCTTGATCGCCTATGGACTGTCTTTCATGGTCTGCTTCTTCGTTTTGAAGACAAAGATTTCACCGCTTGTGTTTATTGGGATCTGTGGCCTTGCTGGTGTGCTGGGGTTTGTGCGTTGA
- a CDS encoding OsmC family protein codes for MTTVSCLYSGELRCRATHHGSGAVLITDAPVDNAGQGQPFSPTDLLATSVATCMLTIMGITAKSRYWSIEGSTAEVN; via the coding sequence ATGACAACTGTTTCCTGTCTGTATAGCGGTGAACTGCGCTGTAGGGCCACACACCATGGCTCCGGTGCCGTGTTGATCACCGATGCCCCTGTCGACAACGCCGGACAAGGTCAACCGTTCTCCCCCACTGACCTTCTGGCCACATCCGTAGCGACCTGCATGCTCACCATCATGGGAATCACTGCCAAGAGCAGGTACTGGTCGATTGAAGGGAGCACTGCCGAGGTGAATTAA
- a CDS encoding 16S rRNA (uracil(1498)-N(3))-methyltransferase, with translation MNLILLYADDVWTGTRCFLANDRRTEHIRSVLRAVVGDTLRVGLYGGAHGKARVDVIDEAGVTLSVQLTQSPPPRHRFDIVLALPRPKMLRRILRTVAEFGVSNLHLINSARVDKSYWQSPLLSQAKLREALLTGMERSQDTIAPTVHCHQRFRPFVEDQLPQLCNGRSCWITDKGAPIALSQTPASPALVMIGPEGGFVPFEIELATTVAADRVHLGDRILSVDTALPAVLALGSAIGVSPS, from the coding sequence ATGAATCTGATCCTGCTTTATGCCGACGACGTCTGGACTGGAACACGCTGCTTTCTGGCCAATGATCGGCGCACCGAACACATCCGCTCCGTTCTGCGCGCCGTGGTCGGCGACACGCTTCGGGTTGGGTTATATGGCGGTGCTCATGGAAAGGCTCGGGTTGATGTCATCGACGAAGCGGGTGTGACGCTGTCGGTGCAGTTGACGCAATCACCGCCGCCGAGGCATCGTTTCGACATCGTTTTGGCACTGCCCCGGCCAAAAATGCTGCGGCGGATCCTGCGTACTGTCGCGGAATTCGGTGTCAGTAACCTTCATCTGATCAACAGTGCCAGGGTCGATAAGAGTTACTGGCAGTCACCTCTGCTGTCACAGGCCAAGCTCAGAGAAGCCTTGCTTACTGGGATGGAACGCTCACAGGACACGATCGCCCCGACGGTGCACTGTCATCAACGCTTTCGACCATTTGTCGAGGACCAGCTTCCCCAACTTTGCAACGGTCGCTCCTGTTGGATCACCGACAAGGGAGCGCCGATCGCCCTTTCGCAGACCCCTGCGAGTCCTGCGCTGGTGATGATTGGTCCGGAGGGAGGATTTGTGCCCTTCGAAATCGAGCTTGCGACCACGGTCGCGGCAGATCGAGTCCACTTGGGCGATCGCATCCTCAGTGTTGATACTGCTCTGCCGGCGGTCTTGGCACTGGGTTCGGCGATCGGGGTGTCGCCCAGCTGA
- a CDS encoding helix-turn-helix domain-containing protein: MIQSGQSPACTTQNHGKVVSNNTLHRHACTVITTKNEGAERISVPVTVMTQVEKNQATLVTSVITLRKSSQHRIITNESENRSLQLNIIEGFIRLYCVNEGQSNTTESTLALIDAGTSSSFYWNNQRRLMIEALEPSKVEFNPKGQPVDTNNFLENWILDLYEIKQPADSLERLIKLLLLLARTRGNQDSAADQSLISGLSHRRIGEIISSTRPTISRHLGWMQRQNLIDVDVATKTMRLNLLQLQAKQDELFAQPRPHLH; the protein is encoded by the coding sequence TTGATTCAGAGCGGTCAAAGCCCAGCCTGCACAACCCAAAACCACGGGAAGGTCGTATCAAACAACACGCTTCACAGGCACGCCTGCACTGTTATAACAACTAAAAATGAAGGTGCAGAAAGAATCTCTGTACCAGTCACTGTCATGACGCAGGTCGAAAAAAATCAAGCGACGTTGGTTACATCGGTCATCACACTGAGGAAATCAAGTCAACATAGAATTATCACAAACGAAAGCGAGAACAGAAGCCTTCAATTGAACATCATTGAAGGCTTTATTCGTCTTTACTGCGTCAATGAAGGCCAAAGCAATACGACCGAGTCCACATTGGCATTGATTGATGCTGGAACAAGCAGTTCATTTTATTGGAACAATCAGCGGAGGCTGATGATTGAAGCGCTTGAACCATCCAAAGTTGAATTCAACCCGAAAGGTCAACCGGTCGACACCAACAATTTTCTAGAAAACTGGATTCTCGACCTCTACGAAATCAAGCAGCCCGCAGACAGCCTGGAACGATTAATCAAACTGCTGTTACTGCTCGCCAGAACAAGAGGCAATCAGGATTCTGCAGCTGATCAATCCCTGATTTCAGGCCTGTCCCACCGCCGCATCGGCGAAATCATCAGCAGCACCAGACCCACGATCAGCAGGCACCTGGGCTGGATGCAACGCCAGAATCTGATCGACGTGGATGTCGCAACAAAAACGATGCGACTGAACCTTCTGCAGCTGCAGGCCAAACAGGATGAGCTTTTCGCTCAACCGCGACCGCACTTGCACTGA
- a CDS encoding phosphatidylserine/phosphatidylglycerophosphate/cardiolipin synthase family protein, which produces MATGVTSLGHQQRLLVMPDDGEQAVLDLLASAKKSLRIKQFKLQAPAVIKAIQDAHERGVKVQIMLNPHTSGGDRWNDEAFELFKKSGLDVRWTSESFPVTHEKSICIDDECALVATFNLAEKYFTLTRDHGLVTYNQDAVKQVIAGFEADWNNLEFKPDLTVGLVWSNLHSRGQLAKLIDSSTTHLWIQHPKFVDAVILDRIVEACVRGVKVRLLCGGKHGISDWDIYDTFGNLRVMSRFGVKIRRQKHLKLHTKMIIVDKKAAVIGSMNIDRSAFDIRRELGMETDAPEVIARCCEKFESDWHEAKDYLAPDPLDPSLHDHGELSPDPNFIHE; this is translated from the coding sequence ATGGCTACTGGAGTCACAAGTCTCGGTCATCAACAACGTCTGCTGGTGATGCCTGATGATGGAGAGCAAGCGGTTCTTGATCTGCTGGCGTCGGCGAAAAAGAGCCTGCGTATCAAGCAATTCAAGCTGCAGGCTCCTGCGGTGATCAAGGCCATCCAGGATGCCCATGAACGTGGGGTCAAAGTTCAGATCATGTTGAACCCTCATACATCCGGGGGTGATCGGTGGAACGACGAGGCTTTTGAGCTGTTTAAGAAATCAGGTCTCGATGTGCGCTGGACGAGTGAATCCTTCCCCGTAACGCATGAAAAATCAATTTGTATTGATGATGAATGTGCGTTGGTTGCCACATTTAATCTGGCTGAAAAATATTTCACTCTGACCAGAGATCATGGGCTTGTGACTTATAATCAAGATGCGGTCAAGCAAGTGATTGCTGGTTTTGAGGCTGATTGGAATAACCTTGAATTTAAGCCTGATCTCACGGTCGGTCTCGTCTGGAGCAATCTGCACAGTCGCGGGCAACTGGCGAAACTGATTGACTCTTCAACAACTCATTTATGGATTCAGCACCCGAAGTTTGTGGATGCTGTCATCCTCGATCGGATTGTTGAAGCCTGTGTCAGGGGTGTCAAGGTTCGCCTGTTGTGTGGTGGTAAGCACGGCATTTCCGACTGGGATATCTACGACACGTTCGGAAATCTTCGCGTGATGTCGCGGTTTGGGGTCAAAATTCGTCGTCAGAAACATCTAAAGCTGCACACCAAGATGATCATTGTTGATAAGAAAGCGGCGGTGATTGGTTCCATGAATATTGATAGAAGCGCTTTCGATATTCGTCGCGAGTTGGGGATGGAGACCGATGCACCAGAGGTGATTGCACGGTGTTGTGAAAAGTTTGAGTCTGATTGGCATGAAGCCAAGGACTATTTAGCTCCGGATCCTCTTGATCCTTCCTTGCATGATCATGGAGAGTTGTCACCGGATCCGAATTTTATTCATGAGTGA
- a CDS encoding dehydrogenase, with product MRRIAWLLGGCLLFALPVSGAGLMELLDSMKPARPERSTLQLPSLPLTPGRGKNWVGDRMPREGTSILVLAGHADSQRMYGSGTPGWAVGVAGAAPMQAGMTDELYWNLRTARAVVAEGKKQGLNISFYDPGVRTIRNVQDPRTNWSVGQQHASEGGYVVEIHYDAYSPHGIGAGIIPAVAFGFSVMDEALAKEFGAYPYDYRGMLGAPRRGVSMLEIGMLEGALERGLRDPRQRKLTLDRIAKRVVTALREGLEQGTSLRAICAPTTGIAAYCR from the coding sequence ATGCGTCGCATCGCCTGGCTCCTAGGGGGCTGTCTTCTGTTTGCTCTGCCTGTGTCAGGTGCAGGTTTGATGGAGCTGCTTGACAGCATGAAACCGGCTCGACCTGAACGGTCGACGTTGCAGCTTCCGTCGCTTCCGTTGACGCCAGGCCGTGGCAAGAACTGGGTCGGTGACCGGATGCCCAGGGAGGGAACGTCGATTCTGGTTCTGGCAGGTCACGCCGATTCGCAGCGGATGTATGGATCTGGAACACCAGGCTGGGCGGTCGGTGTCGCTGGAGCCGCTCCGATGCAAGCGGGTATGACGGATGAGCTCTACTGGAACCTGCGTACTGCCAGGGCCGTGGTGGCGGAGGGTAAGAAGCAGGGTTTGAACATCAGCTTCTATGACCCTGGTGTGCGCACCATTCGCAACGTGCAGGATCCACGCACCAACTGGTCCGTCGGTCAGCAACATGCGTCAGAGGGGGGCTATGTCGTGGAAATTCATTACGACGCTTACTCACCCCATGGCATCGGTGCAGGAATCATTCCCGCTGTCGCATTCGGTTTTTCCGTGATGGATGAAGCTCTGGCCAAGGAATTCGGCGCTTACCCCTATGACTATCGCGGCATGTTGGGGGCACCTCGCAGGGGTGTTTCGATGCTTGAAATCGGCATGCTTGAGGGGGCTCTGGAGCGGGGACTGCGTGATCCACGACAACGCAAGCTGACCCTGGACAGGATTGCCAAGCGTGTCGTTACCGCGCTGCGTGAGGGTCTGGAACAAGGAACGTCCCTGAGGGCTATTTGTGCACCAACAACAGGAATCGCGGCGTACTGCCGTTAA
- a CDS encoding chromate transporter — protein sequence MIMESCHRIRILFMSENTGTGLQSDPAANPGLHELFVCMMQVAFSAFGGGMSLWSHRIIVERRHWMTSEAFVTGLTVARLFPGPNQINMSVYIGSIFKGVPGSLAATAGIILLPFTLLMLLGLIYFQVSAISEVNRLLAGLAAAAAGMALSMGFKILDVYKKDHLALAIAVIVFVCLQGFRFPLIPVVLVAGAISMSLYWPRGQKR from the coding sequence ATGATCATGGAGAGTTGTCACCGGATCCGAATTTTATTCATGAGTGAGAATACTGGTACCGGGTTGCAGTCAGATCCAGCTGCCAACCCGGGTCTGCATGAGCTTTTTGTGTGCATGATGCAAGTTGCTTTCTCTGCTTTTGGTGGAGGAATGTCTCTTTGGAGTCACAGGATCATCGTTGAGCGACGTCATTGGATGACGTCTGAAGCGTTTGTCACGGGATTGACGGTTGCTCGTCTCTTCCCAGGCCCGAATCAGATCAATATGTCGGTGTATATCGGCTCAATTTTCAAAGGTGTTCCTGGATCGCTGGCGGCTACAGCTGGAATCATTCTTCTACCTTTTACGTTGTTGATGCTGTTGGGTCTGATCTACTTCCAGGTCAGTGCAATTTCTGAAGTCAATCGTCTTCTTGCTGGTCTTGCCGCTGCAGCTGCAGGCATGGCACTGTCCATGGGATTCAAGATATTGGATGTCTATAAAAAAGATCATCTCGCCCTAGCCATTGCGGTCATTGTTTTTGTCTGTCTTCAGGGGTTCAGGTTCCCCCTGATTCCAGTGGTTCTGGTGGCAGGTGCGATTTCGATGAGTTTGTACTGGCCTCGAGGGCAAAAGCGATGA